The sequence below is a genomic window from Balearica regulorum gibbericeps isolate bBalReg1 chromosome 9, bBalReg1.pri, whole genome shotgun sequence.
ctcactgaatggcagcgcagccttctggtgtatcagccactcctcccagttttgtatcatcagcaaacttgccgAGGGTACACTACGTTCCCTTGcccaggtcattgatgaatatgttgaacaagagTGGATGtggacccagtactgactcCTCGGGTgcaccactagctacaggcctccagctAGACTCTGcaccgcttatcacaaccctctgggctctgccattcgGCCAGTTCTCAAACCACCTCACTGTCCAgtcatctaacccacacttcctaaatTTGCTTATGAAGGTGTTAcgagagacagtgtcaaaagccttactgaagtcgaggtagacaacatccactgctctcccttcatccacccagccagtcattccatcatagaaggctatcagattgatcaagcatgatttccccctggtgaatccatgctgaccactcccaataaccttcttttcctccacatgcttagagatgacatTCAGATTAAGCTGTttcatcacctttccagggatggaggtgaggctgactggctaTTTGGGATGGCCAAGGAGGCGGTTCTGAGCCAGGGCAGGCGGGGCTCACCCTGAGTTGGTGGctcaatccagcctgtcctggATTGAGCCACCTCAATCCACCTGTCCTGTCCTCTTTTCCAGTCTCCTCCTGGAATTGCAGCATCACTCCTTTTTTGTGAGGGTCTGGCCCTGCTTGGGCTGCAGAGCAAGCCTGGGGGCTGTCCCGTCCTTGTCACCTTTCCATGCCACCTGACAGGGTGGCAAGGGGCGCGTTTTCCACCATGTGCAATGGGTTTGCTGGGCTCCATGGCAGACATCGCCTCTTCCTTCACAATTTCCTgcattcttattaaaaaaacctaactaaactaaactaaactaaactaaattCCAGAAAATATGGAAGCTCACAGCAAGGAGGCTTTTCCACCTCAAGGCTTTGTGTCCCCAAATGGTGACACCAGGCATCCAGGATGACTGTGGGGAGGCTCGTTCAGCGCTTGCAACACGTTTAGTTCTAGAGGCAGAAGACATGATTAGTATCACCACTGAGATTGCGATTCACCGAGCCAGGGATCAGCAGGAAAAACTGGCTcatcctccccaccccacatGGCAGCAGAGGGCTCTCATTAAAATCGTAGCACGAATTGCTCAAACTTTCCAATGCACACTTGAAACGGGGCATAAGTTGGTACTCAGGGCAGGGAGGCTGCTGCATCTACTAGAAACCAGCAGTGGCTAGATGCAGACTGTACAGCAATGTTTTCGGATGCTCAGGTTCCTTCAGAAACCTGTGCCCTAGCACCGTCCccatccccccgcccccgctccccagcaggctggggaCCGGCACTGACACTGAAGGCTTTCCAGGCTGCTTGGGGTGCAGGATGAGGCCATGTACGGCCAGGAAGCATCAGGGAGCTCGCAAAGCCACAGAGCATGCAGCAGAAACCGCAGGGGAGGGCGAGCCAGGAGCCCTCCAGCAGCACGCTGATGGAAAGCTTGCTCCACTGCAAGCGACaaaacaggggttttttcctccttttttgcttaaaaataataaaataaaaggatgaaaagaataaaagaaaagatcaaTCTTGCTGCTAGGAAGCCACTGCAGGAGAAAGCGAGGTGAGCAGCAGTGTTGTGCCCCAGACCAGCACATGCCCCGGGTGCTGGCATCGTGGAGGAGACCTGGCCCCAGCCTCACAGCAGCCCCCAGGCTTTTGGCAGGCtttgcaccctgcctgcaccctgcctgcaccctgccagaCCAACACAGCTCCTGATGGCTCTTGCACCAGCTTCTACAGCACCAAGGAAAACAGCCCGGCTCCAGCCATGCTGCGGCTCCCGCTCATGCTGGTAAATCCCCTCCAGCCCAAATGGGGTGGATGGCACATCTTGGGGTTAGCTGAGGGGGGGCTGGAAAAGGTCCtctgatgcttaaaaaaaataaattctctttctCTGAGCTGGAATATGATGAATTGCACAGGGCAGTCCTATTTGGCCactgaaagagcaaaagaaggtctaaaaaggaaggagaaagagtaggaaaagaaaggaagaagtgagaaaacagtTTGTTCTTCAAAACTAAGAGACAGAAACTTCAGCAAGTACATGCCATAGCACTTTGTTGAAGCACaaatgtccttttttccccaacaagAAGCTGGCCTAATGTGTCAGCGAGGGTCCAGCCAACGCGGCCGGGACCCAGACGAGGCCCCGGTCTCTTGCAGCCATCACTGTCAGGGCACAGAGCTATGACCCTGAGCAGTCACCTCAAAGGGTCTAGGGTCAGTCCCAAAATGACTTGAAAGGATCTAGGGTATTTAAGGTGCAATGAAAATTTGGAAGATGAAGAAAGCAATGACCAAACATCTCAGATGGAGCTAATTGAAGCCCAGAGCTGAATGTCCTCAAAGCCCAGGGAAACCAAAACTTCCCAAATGAGATGAGGAACACAAATTACCGCAAAGACATGCTGAGGAAGATAAACCCACAGGTTCCCAAAGATGCTTCCCCAGCTGGTGTAACTGAATTCACATCTGTGAGTCTGATGCAGACAGAAGGTTATGTGGCTGGGGGAAGAAGCGGAAATGGCTAATAGCGTTTGCAAATAAACACTGAGAGCTTGAGGTCTTTCAGATACTTCTCAGAAATTAGAGAGGCACTTACAAACAATTTGCACGAGAAACAGCACCTGACCCTGCCCGGAAAGGCACGGGCCtcggtggggcggggggggggggggggggggggggggggggggggggggggggggggggggcgcggtgAGTAAGCAGCTAGTAAGCGAGGGATGGAGCAGAGGCATGAAACTGTTCCTTTAGCAAATGGAAATCTGTAGGGCCTGGGCAGGGCAATGGTAACTGTGAGGTGAAGGTGCGTCACCGGTCTGTCGTGGGACTGCCACAACCTTCAGCgcagcagcaggatgctgtTCCTGCAGGCGGGCAGGGCTGATGCCAAGCCCGGAGGGACTAAGGGCTCCTCCGATGGACCATCCCTAGTGAGCAGCGCTGCTAAAGCCCATGGAAATcaggacctgctgctgctgctcatggTCTCAGCAACCTGCCCGCACTCAGAGCAGGTTGGAGCACAACCTAGCACCAGCTGGGATGCGTCCGTGCATCCCAAGCAAAACTCCAGCAGAGGCAACTCCTGCCTCCTGGTGCAACCTCACATCCTCCTGACACCCAAGGGACACCTCCAGGCAGCACCCTGCCCACAGACCCCCCATCCCAggcaccccccagccctgccgcacGTGATggccccctccagcccctcgTCGTCATCAGCAGCGCGCTCCACCCCGGCAACGGCTGCGCCTTCACGCTGTTTCCATTCGAAGCTGGGTGAAACGCCCGGGGACCTTTCTCAGCAGTGTCACCCGCTGCACGTAGGAAGCGCGATCGCGGAGATTGCTGCATCAAGATaaacagcagaggaagcagGATGTCAGCGTCTTAGGAGGGGGCTGTGTCATACACAAGCTGTCACTCACCAGCCTTCCTTCGGACAGGCAGCAGCGGATAGGGAAAAGAGCACAACGGGGTGATGGGGGGAGGATATTGGGGAGCGACAATTTTAGGCCTTTCTGGAAGATTTAAGAAGTTCCTAGAGGAAAGGAGCAAGGCTGGGATCTCTGTGCTGATGGTTGGGATGCGTGGCCCAGGGGCAGGAATGGAGCACAGGGTCTGGAGGCAACGCACAGGGTCTGGAGGCAACACACAGGCAGGAATCCGGGGAGTAGGCTTTGTTACGGCAACGATCTCAGGCTGCGCTCTCCTCCGCCTGCACCcactgccctgcagcagccaggcactCCCAGCACGGTTTCTGGGGCCGGAGCTGGCTCCCAGGGCCGGGACACgcgcagccccccccagctcagGCCGTGGGCTTGCAAAGGCGTCTCTGGGCACGGGGACCCCTCCAGCCCCGCTGGCACCCCGCGCGTGCGGGCACTACGTccactgctgctccagcacaCCAAGCCCTGGGccagggagcgggcaggggctCGGGCTGCTGTGGCTTTTGGATCAGTtttgggcaggaggagggcacTGGGAAGCACCCAGCGCCCATGATgtctccccagcccaggcacCGCTCTCTCTCCCCCATCAGACCTGCCGCCACGCTCACCTCCCCCGGCAGCGGGCTCATCAAACCCTTGATTTACAATTGCAACTATTATTGCAATTATTTACCATTTATTTACCgattattttattgtataaaCTTTTCaattgtaaaaaaaagtcaaaataaaaaactattGACAACTGTCAAaaatacaccccccccccccaggcccgcACCGGCGCTGGGGACCGCACACCCCTTCCATGGCTCCTCACGGCCACGTGCAAGCTCCCCACGGAAGACGTGGGGCGGGGCGCGGCACCGTGACGTAGGCAGCGCCCCGTGACGCAAAGGAGGAGGGAGCCGGAAGCGGCGGAGGTTGCCGCGGTAACCAACGCCGGGTTGGCTCTGCGGGGGGACTGCGGCCATGGGCGAGCTGGGCCCGGACGACGGGGCCGGGAACACGTACAGCCTGCGGCCCGGCCTCCAGCGCCGGTGAGGGGCCTAGGGCACTGCGGGGGTGGTCGTTGTCGTCCTGGGGGCTccggggagggagagaggggggaCGCTGGGGACGGGGGTGCCCTGGGGGCTTTGGGtctggggggggaggggagagggacgAGGGGGATGGGGAACTGTCGGGGGGGGTCGCTGGGTATGGGGGGCTGGCATGGGGCTACGGcggctgggggggtgggtgttggGAATGGGGAGCCCCCCGGGTTTGGGGACTGGGGTGGGCACTCAGCTCCCAGACCAACTTTGACATGAGATAGAGGGGACATGTGTgtgggaagctgctgaaggggCAACCGCGGATGGGGCTGGTTTCACACCCGTGTTTATGGGTGTTCGGCTTTTGGCAGGGCTGGTTAAGTGTCTCCATCTTAGCCCcatgttttttcatttgtcatttttctttaatgtgtgAAAGCTAAATTTTCCCAGGTGACGTTATGTATGTTTCTACACATTGTGTGAATTTTCTGGGCcttctgttgctgtttcttttgccCTGATAGATTTAAATCGTCCACAGTAAAAGAATGCATCCATGCAATACTGAAGGAGAAGCTGGCCAATGTACAGTACACCCCAGAAGAAATGCCTCAGCTTACAAAGTCCTTATCAGAGATAATAAAAGACAGACTGAAAGGTAAGGAAGTTTGCCAgggaagtaatttctttttttactgtgtccTCTTGTTTTGACAAAatccctctttcctcctttattCTTGAAATCTATTTCTTCCATGTTGCCTGACTCAAGTCTACCGTTATGAAACATTCTGGCCTATATACATACGTTCCTCGCCTGTGGAACTAGAAACCTAATTCAAGCAgacaaaatttgttttcatatagTCTGGCTGGTGTGGAATGTCAGCcttggaggagctgcagggggaaAGAAGCTGCATTAGAGAGAAAGAAGTAGTGATGCTTCATTGCTTCTTGCTTCAATCAACAGAAACATTCCTGGGGTTTTTCTGCAGGGAGAAATAGCAGGAATAGCAGGGAGATCAGAACAAGGCCTAGTGGGAGCAGTGAAGGAGAGGAGAGTTAGGAGCACAGTCAGCCAAGGAGGCGTGTGACTACAGCCTTACGGCACTGGAAAAAGGTTGTGGTGGTGCTACACAGGATGCTCTCCAACATTTTTGAGTGCAAGAACTAAACTTCAGGCTCCAGCAGGTGTTTCCTGTGTTCAGTGCTGGAACAAGTACATAGATGTATGTTGGCaaggtcacttttttttttttttgccttcttctGAGGAGAGGCTGGTGCTCCATCTGCTGGGCTGGCCTGACACGCTGACACAGACATACCTTGGCAGGAACCGTGAATTTATGCTTCTCCCAGAGTTACATGTCTGCTTTAAAACCAACAGCAGCTGTCGTCCCAGCACGTGTTGATGCCAAGCTAATATGCACAGGGTTGGCTTCAGTAATCTGTAAGCATGCTAACAGTAGCCTGAAGCGGTGTGGCCATTGTATCAGCTGGCATCTCT
It includes:
- the DYNLT2B gene encoding dynein light chain Tctex-type protein 2B, whose product is MGELGPDDGAGNTYSLRPGLQRRFKSSTVKECIHAILKEKLANVQYTPEEMPQLTKSLSEIIKDRLKEEGFDRYKMVVQVVIGEQRGEGVNMAARCFWDADTDSYAHDVFMNDSLFCVVAAFGCFYY